One genomic segment of Sminthopsis crassicaudata isolate SCR6 chromosome 2, ASM4859323v1, whole genome shotgun sequence includes these proteins:
- the LOC141559120 gene encoding sperm flagellar protein 1-like produces MNRPGRTVPGSLLSTPLPLTALHHLYAWVDSVPFSRPKRHLARDFSDGVMIAEIVKHFEPKLVEMHNYIPTSNTEQKLSNWSTLNRKVFPKLRFYVSEEDIRKVVISTPGAIESVLSTLRQKMEEKCQRKAIQEARMNMKDPIGFDSININKHLAELESCKSAESLANKGSSGKKATPNQKGEERASDYFGRQDSSLSQCPHSEPNFQQLLEEKEQALTVLQETVQILQMKVHRLEHLVQLKDMRIEDLTRHLNTPK; encoded by the exons ATGAATCGGCCTGGGCGCACGGTCCCGGGCTCTCTGCTGTCCACGCCGCTGCCGCTCACGGCGCTACACCACCTCTACGCCTGGGTGGACAGCGTGCCCTTCAGCCGCCCAAAGCGCCACTTGGCCCGGGACTTCAGCGACGGCG TGATGATTGCAGAGATTGTAAAACACTTTGAACCCAAACTTGTGGAAATGCACAACTACATCCCGACCAGCAACACGGAACAAAAGCTGAGCAACTGGAGCACCCTCAATAG GAAAGTGTTCCCTAAACTTCGCTTCTATGTCTCAGAGGAGGACATTCGGAAGGTTGTCATCAGCACTCCGGGGGCTATCGAGTCTGTACTATCCACACTGAGgcagaaaatggaagagaagtgCCAACGCAAGGCTATCCAGGAGGCCAGGATGAACATGAAG GACCCCATCGGATTTGACAGCATCAACATCAACAAGCACCTGGCAGAGCTGGAAAGCTGCAAGTCCGCCG AATCCCTGGCTAACAAGGGCTCCTCGGGCAAGAAGGCGACTCCTAAtcagaaaggagaggagagagccaGTGACTACTTTGGAAG GCAGGACTCGAGTCTCAGCCAGTGCCCGCACAGTGAGCCCAACTTCCAGCAGTTACTGGAGGAGAAGGAGCAGGCTCTCACCGTACTCCAGGAGACAGTGCAG ATTCTACAGATGAAAGTGCATAGGCTGGAACACCTGGTACAGCTGAAGGACATGAGGATTGAGGACCTGACAAGACACCTGAACACCCCAAAATAG